A window of the Agrococcus jejuensis genome harbors these coding sequences:
- a CDS encoding ABC transporter ATP-binding protein/permease, producing MRPLDPRLLRVASAARALLAGTGVIALVQAVAIVVFAWSASLAIAIAIGGADGDLWQPLTIAAAAIVARSALGWVDQAIATRGSVRVRSQLRARALARIGETGVADPVVAATGIGRGLDALDGYLAGFVPQLARTVVAVPIVLVALFVQDPFSGVAAALCLPLIPVFMVLIGLATQRVQRAQWRETERLAAATLDTLEGLATLKLFRRDRRARALVEARSAEHGTRTMSVLRISFLSSLVLELAGSIAIAIVAVSVGVRLLEGDIPLAVAFSVLILVPDAFLPVRLVGIAFHASTEGVEATTRVLDLLEREPAEAPAAADADAAASGLVLSGLRARHGGGAVTAVLPHGTLACLHGPSGVGKSSVLAALLGLVDAHGAASLDGRAVARADLAWAPQRSADALVSGTVRSNVALGGDDAHVDEAMALAGVDLDPDLPVDPATGGVHGASGGQVQRVVLARAIRRHLDGAPVLLVDEPTSALDAEHERHVVASLRALADAGGIVVVASHRAAVVAAADAVVEPVAIEVPADAEVPA from the coding sequence GTGAGGCCGCTCGATCCCCGCCTCCTCCGCGTGGCGTCGGCAGCCAGGGCGCTGCTCGCCGGCACGGGCGTCATCGCGCTCGTGCAGGCCGTCGCGATCGTCGTCTTCGCCTGGTCGGCCAGCCTCGCCATCGCCATCGCGATCGGTGGCGCCGACGGCGACCTCTGGCAGCCGCTCACGATCGCGGCCGCCGCGATCGTGGCACGCAGCGCGCTCGGCTGGGTCGACCAGGCGATCGCGACCCGCGGCTCCGTGCGCGTGCGCTCGCAGCTGCGCGCTCGCGCCCTCGCGCGCATCGGCGAGACGGGCGTCGCCGATCCCGTCGTCGCCGCCACGGGCATCGGCCGGGGCCTCGACGCGCTCGACGGCTACCTCGCGGGCTTCGTGCCGCAGCTCGCGCGCACGGTCGTCGCGGTGCCGATCGTGCTCGTGGCGCTGTTCGTGCAGGATCCGTTCTCTGGCGTGGCCGCAGCGCTCTGCCTGCCGCTCATCCCGGTCTTCATGGTGCTCATCGGCCTCGCGACGCAGCGCGTGCAGCGAGCGCAGTGGCGCGAGACCGAGCGTCTCGCCGCCGCGACGCTCGACACGCTCGAGGGCCTCGCGACGCTCAAGCTCTTCCGCCGCGATCGACGCGCCCGCGCGCTCGTCGAGGCTCGCAGCGCCGAGCACGGCACGCGCACGATGTCGGTGCTGCGCATCTCGTTCCTCTCGAGCCTCGTGCTCGAGCTCGCGGGATCCATCGCGATCGCGATCGTCGCGGTGTCGGTGGGCGTGCGGCTGCTCGAGGGCGACATCCCGCTCGCCGTCGCGTTCAGCGTGCTCATCCTCGTGCCCGACGCCTTCCTGCCCGTGCGGCTCGTGGGCATCGCGTTCCACGCGTCGACCGAGGGCGTCGAGGCGACGACGCGCGTGCTCGACCTGCTCGAGCGCGAGCCGGCCGAGGCGCCGGCGGCGGCAGATGCGGATGCTGCTGCCTCGGGACTCGTGCTCTCGGGCCTGCGCGCACGCCACGGCGGCGGCGCCGTGACGGCCGTGCTGCCGCACGGCACGCTGGCGTGCCTGCATGGGCCGTCGGGCGTCGGCAAGTCGAGCGTGCTCGCGGCGCTGCTCGGGCTCGTCGACGCGCACGGCGCCGCGAGCCTCGACGGTCGCGCCGTCGCCCGTGCCGACCTGGCGTGGGCGCCGCAGCGCTCTGCGGATGCGCTCGTGTCGGGCACCGTGCGGTCGAACGTCGCGCTCGGGGGCGACGACGCCCACGTCGACGAGGCGATGGCGCTCGCAGGGGTCGACCTCGACCCCGACCTGCCCGTCGACCCCGCGACGGGCGGCGTGCACGGCGCCTCGGGTGGCCAGGTGCAGCGCGTCGTGCTCGCCCGCGCCATCCGCAGGCACCTCGACGGCGCGCCCGTGCTGCTCGTCGACGAGCCGACGTCGGCGCTCGACGCCGAGCACGAGCGGCACGTCGTGGCGAGCCTGCGCGCGCTCGCCGACGCGGGCGGCATCGTCGTGGTCGCGAGCCACCGCGCCGCGGTCGTCGCGGCAGCCGACGCCGTGGTCGAGCCCGTGGCCATCGAGGTGCCGGCCGACGCGGAGGTGCCCGCATGA
- a CDS encoding iron ABC transporter ATP-binding protein, with protein MISLDAVEKQYAGTRALGPIDLEIAAGGITALVGPNGAGKSTMLTIVGRLLHADSGRVSVGGLDVVTTKPRELAKVVSILKQENHFVARLTVRQLVAFGRFPHSQGRLTAADHEAIDQAIAFLDLEALQERFIDELSGGQRQRAFVAMVLAQDTDYVLLDEPLASLDMQHAAAMMRQLREAADALGRTIVIVIHDVNFASTYADRIVALADGEIVASGTPAEIMRPEVLGRVFGTPVEVIEHRGQLLAAYYRPPAS; from the coding sequence ATGATCTCCCTCGACGCCGTCGAGAAGCAGTACGCCGGCACGCGCGCGCTCGGCCCCATCGACCTCGAGATCGCCGCGGGCGGCATCACGGCGCTCGTCGGCCCCAACGGCGCGGGCAAGTCGACCATGCTCACGATCGTCGGCCGCCTGCTGCACGCCGACAGCGGTCGCGTCTCGGTCGGCGGGCTCGACGTCGTGACGACGAAGCCGCGCGAGCTCGCGAAGGTCGTGTCGATCCTCAAGCAGGAGAACCACTTCGTCGCGCGCCTCACGGTGCGGCAGCTCGTCGCGTTCGGGCGCTTCCCGCACTCGCAGGGCAGGCTCACGGCCGCCGACCACGAGGCGATCGACCAGGCGATCGCGTTCCTCGACCTCGAGGCGCTGCAGGAGCGCTTCATCGACGAGCTCTCCGGCGGGCAGCGGCAGCGGGCGTTCGTGGCGATGGTGCTCGCGCAGGACACCGACTACGTGCTGCTCGACGAGCCGCTCGCGAGCCTCGACATGCAGCACGCGGCGGCGATGATGCGGCAGCTGCGCGAGGCGGCGGATGCGCTGGGTCGCACGATCGTGATCGTGATCCACGACGTCAACTTCGCGTCGACGTACGCCGACCGCATCGTCGCGCTCGCCGACGGCGAGATCGTCGCATCGGGCACGCCGGCCGAGATCATGCGCCCCGAGGTGCTGGGCCGCGTCTTCGGCACGCCTGTCGAGGTCATCGAGCACCGCGGCCAGCTGCTCGCGGCGTACTACCGGCCTCCGGCCTCATAG
- a CDS encoding iron chelate uptake ABC transporter family permease subunit — MADLAIASPTAMRTRLRRPWVAPTVVGGIALVAAIGVLVYGIPVPVGHPGFWIIVQSRVGAVATIALVATCQAVATVLFHTATGNRILTPSVLGFDALYTLMQTTLVYVLGTAATQVEGVGKIVAQSLLMILFATLLYGWLFSGRRRNLHVLLLVGLVLGIGFGSISTFMQRLLTPGQFDVLSARLIGSIGNGNPDYLPWALVVVVAACAVVWQRRHVLDVVALGRDAATSLGLRFRREIVVLLVLVAALISISTTMVGPMTFFGFLVATMTYQLVDSDRHARVLPMAVLAGIATLLGAYFVLQHVFYAAGLVSIVIEFVGGLLFLAVILKKGLR; from the coding sequence GTGGCTGACCTCGCCATCGCGTCGCCCACGGCGATGCGCACGCGCCTGCGCCGACCGTGGGTCGCGCCGACGGTCGTCGGCGGCATCGCGCTCGTCGCCGCGATCGGCGTGCTCGTCTACGGCATCCCCGTGCCCGTCGGCCACCCCGGGTTCTGGATCATCGTGCAGAGCCGCGTCGGCGCCGTCGCGACGATCGCGCTCGTCGCGACGTGCCAGGCCGTCGCGACCGTGCTGTTCCACACCGCGACGGGCAACCGCATCCTCACGCCCTCGGTGCTCGGCTTCGACGCGCTCTACACGCTCATGCAGACGACGCTCGTGTACGTGCTCGGCACCGCGGCGACGCAGGTCGAGGGCGTCGGCAAGATCGTGGCGCAGAGCCTGCTCATGATCCTGTTCGCGACGCTGCTCTACGGCTGGCTGTTCTCGGGCAGGCGTCGCAACCTGCACGTGCTGCTGCTCGTGGGCCTCGTGCTCGGCATCGGCTTCGGCTCGATCTCGACGTTCATGCAGCGCCTGCTGACCCCCGGCCAGTTCGACGTGCTGTCGGCGCGACTCATCGGCTCGATCGGCAACGGCAACCCCGACTACCTGCCGTGGGCGCTCGTCGTCGTCGTCGCCGCGTGCGCCGTCGTGTGGCAGCGGCGGCACGTGCTCGACGTCGTCGCGCTCGGCCGCGACGCCGCCACGAGCCTCGGGCTGCGCTTCCGCCGCGAGATCGTGGTGCTGCTCGTGCTGGTCGCGGCCCTCATCTCGATCTCGACGACCATGGTCGGCCCCATGACGTTCTTCGGGTTCCTCGTCGCGACCATGACGTACCAGCTCGTCGACTCCGACCGCCACGCCCGCGTGCTGCCGATGGCGGTGCTCGCCGGCATCGCGACGCTCCTGGGTGCCTACTTCGTGCTGCAGCACGTCTTCTACGCCGCCGGCCTCGTCTCGATCGTCATCGAGTTCGTGGGCGGCCTGCTGTTCCTCGCCGTCATCCTGAAGAAGGGCCTTCGATGA
- a CDS encoding ABC transporter permease has product MRLRRLALPGAVVALLLLVAASLAVGVYDVTQDEVGAALVGITRIPRTIALVLSGCAMAACGLVMQMLTQNRFVDATTAGTTEWAALGLLVTVLLWPDSSLAMRMVTASVTAFLGTLVFMAVLRRVMDRSTLVVPIVGIMLGAVVSAVTTFLAVSTNALQLISTWFTGSFTSVVRGRYEVLWIVLAVLIVVFVVADRLTAAGLGKDVATTLGIRYEHVILLGTALVAIAAAVTTVVVGFLPFLGIIVPNLVSMVRGDDLRGNLPWVCVVGAGLVILCDIVGRTIVMPFEVPVALVLGVVGAVAFIALLLRTSRG; this is encoded by the coding sequence GTGCGCCTCCGGCGCCTCGCGCTGCCAGGCGCCGTGGTCGCGCTGCTGCTGCTCGTCGCCGCGTCCCTCGCCGTTGGCGTCTACGACGTGACGCAGGACGAGGTGGGCGCAGCGCTCGTCGGCATCACGCGCATCCCGCGCACGATCGCGCTCGTGCTGTCGGGCTGCGCCATGGCCGCGTGCGGCCTCGTGATGCAGATGCTCACGCAGAACCGCTTCGTCGACGCCACGACCGCGGGCACCACCGAGTGGGCCGCACTCGGCCTGCTCGTGACGGTGCTGCTCTGGCCCGACTCGAGCCTCGCGATGCGCATGGTCACGGCATCCGTGACCGCGTTCCTCGGCACGCTCGTGTTCATGGCGGTGCTGCGGCGCGTCATGGACCGCTCGACGCTCGTCGTGCCGATCGTCGGCATCATGCTCGGCGCCGTCGTGAGCGCCGTCACCACCTTCCTCGCGGTGTCGACGAACGCGCTGCAGCTCATCTCCACGTGGTTCACCGGATCGTTCACGAGCGTCGTGCGCGGCCGCTACGAGGTGCTGTGGATCGTGCTCGCGGTGCTGATCGTCGTGTTCGTCGTCGCCGACCGCCTCACGGCCGCTGGCCTCGGCAAGGACGTCGCGACGACGCTCGGCATCCGCTACGAGCACGTCATCCTGCTCGGCACCGCCCTCGTGGCCATCGCCGCCGCCGTCACGACGGTCGTCGTCGGCTTCCTGCCGTTCCTCGGCATCATCGTGCCGAACCTCGTCTCGATGGTGCGCGGCGACGACCTGCGCGGCAACCTGCCGTGGGTGTGCGTCGTCGGCGCGGGCCTCGTCATCCTCTGCGACATCGTCGGCCGCACCATCGTCATGCCGTTCGAGGTGCCCGTCGCCCTCGTGCTCGGCGTCGTCGGCGCCGTCGCCTTCATCGCCCTGCTGCTGCGGACGAGTCGTGGCTGA
- a CDS encoding siderophore ABC transporter substrate-binding protein, with translation MSRTRTTTTIAALAAVAAMTLAACSSTEAAPEESADAAPATVTIEDNHGSVEVPVNPETVVALDNHVFETLSSWDIPLAAAPKGVMGEGLWPEYMEESVLDVGNHREPNLEMIVAAQPDLIIGGYRFSEAYDDIVAQNPDAVVIELAPREGEEIGSELVRVTEALGQIFDREDEAAEIVGAYEDSLTAATEAYDGESTVMTLMASGGELSYIAPVNGRSLGMLYPTLDLVPAIEQDGSTDHMGDDINVEAIVAANPDWIVVMDREGAMQSSAEVYVPPAELIEGSEALQSVTAVQQGTVIYTSPSFYLTEDIQTYTATYQQLADAFAGV, from the coding sequence ATGTCCAGAACTCGCACCACCACGACGATCGCCGCGCTCGCCGCAGTCGCTGCCATGACGCTCGCCGCCTGCTCCTCGACCGAGGCAGCGCCGGAGGAGTCCGCGGACGCAGCTCCCGCGACCGTCACGATCGAGGACAACCACGGCTCCGTCGAGGTGCCCGTGAACCCCGAGACCGTCGTCGCGCTCGACAACCACGTCTTCGAGACGCTGTCGTCGTGGGACATCCCGCTCGCCGCAGCACCCAAGGGCGTCATGGGCGAGGGCCTATGGCCCGAGTACATGGAGGAGTCGGTGCTCGACGTGGGCAACCACCGCGAGCCGAACCTCGAGATGATCGTCGCGGCGCAGCCCGACCTCATCATCGGCGGCTACCGCTTCTCGGAGGCGTACGACGACATCGTCGCGCAGAACCCCGACGCCGTCGTCATCGAGCTCGCACCGCGCGAGGGCGAGGAGATCGGCTCCGAGCTCGTGCGCGTCACCGAGGCGCTCGGCCAGATCTTCGACCGCGAGGACGAGGCGGCCGAGATCGTCGGCGCCTACGAGGACAGCCTCACCGCCGCGACCGAGGCCTACGACGGCGAGTCGACCGTCATGACGCTCATGGCGTCGGGGGGCGAGCTCTCGTACATCGCTCCCGTGAACGGCCGCTCGCTCGGCATGCTCTACCCGACGCTCGACCTCGTGCCGGCGATCGAGCAGGACGGCTCGACCGACCACATGGGCGACGACATCAACGTCGAGGCCATCGTCGCGGCGAACCCCGACTGGATCGTCGTCATGGACCGCGAGGGCGCCATGCAGTCGAGCGCCGAGGTCTACGTGCCGCCTGCCGAGCTCATCGAGGGCTCGGAGGCGCTGCAGAGCGTGACCGCCGTGCAGCAGGGCACCGTGATCTACACGAGCCCGTCGTTCTACCTCACCGAGGACATCCAGACGTACACGGCGACCTACCAGCAGCTCGCCGACGCGTTCGCAGGCGTCTGA
- a CDS encoding ATP-dependent nuclease, with protein sequence MAHLSGVRFSGYRSFGSDHPVALSGLSNVNLLAGQNNSGKSNALRVLMSVLGSNKPKTSIWDRPQMDSEHHFQFWIALPIETALQRFLSEATPRVQNWQVPDFEARARRFAARVAAVGHDQTLWIPIDGSGRVSEAALNRTVEALGYDPDADTLGSVLTGTHGGSQESQLKRALHSLIGPAPELPTAHLVEATRAISDLSDSEPDLNGTSIKKRLLALQNPTSTNLEDRAQFGKIQDFVRAVLEDESVTIDIPYDTSTIHVTRNGRTLPIEHLGTGVHEVVILAAAATVVSGSVLCIEEPEVHLHPLLQRKLLRYLASHTDNQYFIATHSAQMLDSELGAVFHFTHDKTVTTVRRVGSARERAAVCADLGYRPSDLVQSNAVLWVEGPSDRIYLKHWIEKLAPSEFVEGVHYSIMFYGGSLLSELSPLDASEVQDFISLRNLNRYMAILIDSDKRRQRAPINATKRRVVDALERDPKTGMAWVSAGYTIENYVPSDVLEAAIRSAHPSVSRRALAPAERWSDPLSKDRLGLRASKVAIAKEAVTGWGDDWPFDLKKQVNRILSLIRLANLGA encoded by the coding sequence ATGGCCCACCTCTCCGGCGTTCGCTTTTCTGGCTACAGAAGCTTCGGTTCGGATCACCCAGTTGCGCTCTCGGGGCTGTCGAACGTCAACCTGCTGGCCGGCCAGAACAACTCCGGCAAGTCCAACGCGCTACGTGTTCTTATGAGCGTTCTCGGCAGCAACAAGCCGAAGACATCAATCTGGGATCGGCCTCAGATGGACTCCGAACATCACTTTCAGTTTTGGATTGCGCTCCCCATCGAAACAGCGCTGCAGCGATTCCTGTCCGAAGCGACACCGCGAGTCCAGAACTGGCAAGTTCCTGACTTCGAGGCGCGGGCTCGCAGGTTCGCTGCCCGAGTCGCCGCTGTAGGCCACGACCAAACCCTCTGGATTCCCATCGACGGCTCAGGCCGCGTGTCGGAGGCAGCCCTCAACCGTACCGTCGAAGCACTCGGGTACGACCCTGACGCGGACACGCTTGGTTCAGTGCTCACCGGCACCCACGGGGGCAGCCAAGAATCCCAGCTCAAACGAGCCCTGCACTCGCTCATCGGGCCCGCACCCGAGCTTCCGACGGCCCACCTCGTTGAAGCCACTCGGGCCATCTCCGACCTGTCTGACTCGGAGCCCGACTTGAATGGCACGAGTATCAAGAAGCGGCTTCTCGCGCTGCAGAATCCAACCTCCACCAACCTCGAGGACCGCGCACAGTTCGGGAAGATCCAAGACTTCGTTCGCGCCGTGCTCGAGGACGAGTCGGTAACGATTGATATCCCCTACGACACGTCGACCATCCACGTGACTCGCAACGGCCGCACTCTGCCTATCGAGCACCTCGGGACTGGGGTTCACGAAGTCGTGATCCTCGCGGCCGCGGCCACTGTCGTCAGCGGCTCAGTGCTGTGCATCGAGGAGCCCGAGGTTCATCTCCACCCGCTGCTCCAAAGGAAGCTGCTTCGCTACCTTGCCAGTCACACCGACAATCAGTACTTCATTGCGACCCACTCCGCACAGATGCTCGACAGTGAGCTGGGGGCGGTCTTTCACTTCACTCACGACAAGACCGTCACCACCGTTCGCCGGGTTGGATCAGCACGCGAACGTGCCGCGGTGTGCGCAGATCTCGGGTATCGGCCGTCCGACCTCGTGCAGTCGAATGCCGTGCTGTGGGTCGAGGGCCCTTCTGACCGGATCTACTTGAAGCACTGGATTGAAAAGTTGGCGCCCTCGGAGTTTGTCGAAGGTGTCCACTACTCGATCATGTTCTATGGCGGGTCCTTGCTGAGCGAACTATCGCCGCTCGACGCGAGCGAAGTCCAAGACTTCATCTCGCTGCGGAATCTGAACCGCTACATGGCCATCCTCATCGACTCGGACAAGCGCAGGCAACGAGCTCCGATCAACGCCACTAAGCGACGAGTGGTCGATGCACTCGAGCGAGACCCGAAGACCGGCATGGCCTGGGTGTCCGCTGGCTACACGATTGAAAACTATGTGCCGTCGGATGTGCTCGAAGCAGCAATCCGGTCGGCGCACCCGTCAGTGTCACGACGAGCCCTCGCGCCGGCAGAAAGGTGGTCCGACCCCCTGAGCAAGGATCGGCTTGGACTGAGAGCCAGCAAGGTGGCGATCGCAAAGGAGGCCGTCACCGGGTGGGGCGATGACTGGCCGTTTGACTTGAAGAAGCAGGTGAATCGGATCCTGAGTCTTATCCGACTCGCCAACCTAGGCGCCTGA
- the cydB gene encoding cytochrome d ubiquinol oxidase subunit II, whose amino-acid sequence MDLQLVWFCIVGVMFVAYFVLDGFDFGVGMAMPVLSKDDVDRRHMINTIAPVWDLNETWLIIGGAALFAAFPEWYATMFSGFYVPLLLILLALIVRAVSFEWRHQHDDTRWKRAWDACIVAGSVLPPLLWGIAFANLAHGVALEPHLGGALMTDGLLGVLHPYALLGGLALVALCFAHGTVFTALKTDGDLQQRAIRLSRLALPAAIVVGGAFLVWTVVLVPAAGVVAAAAVAAIALVVALLAALRTREGVAFAATAVAIAAAVATILLALALRDGGPYVMPATNPVGDFVGLTIRNASSSEYTLQVMTWAAVAAMPLVAAYQIWTYWVFRKRVLRQTIAAAAH is encoded by the coding sequence ATGGATCTGCAGCTCGTCTGGTTCTGCATCGTCGGCGTGATGTTCGTCGCCTACTTCGTGCTCGACGGCTTCGACTTCGGCGTCGGCATGGCCATGCCGGTGCTGTCGAAGGACGACGTCGACCGCCGCCACATGATCAACACGATCGCGCCCGTGTGGGACCTCAACGAGACGTGGCTCATCATCGGCGGCGCCGCGCTGTTCGCGGCGTTCCCCGAGTGGTACGCGACGATGTTCTCGGGCTTCTACGTGCCGTTGCTGCTCATCCTGCTCGCGCTCATCGTGCGCGCCGTGTCGTTCGAGTGGCGGCACCAGCACGACGACACGCGCTGGAAGCGGGCGTGGGATGCGTGCATCGTCGCGGGCTCGGTGCTGCCGCCGCTGCTGTGGGGCATCGCGTTCGCGAACCTCGCGCACGGCGTCGCCCTCGAGCCGCACCTCGGTGGCGCGCTCATGACCGACGGCCTGCTGGGCGTGCTGCACCCGTACGCGCTGCTCGGCGGCCTCGCGCTCGTCGCCCTGTGCTTCGCGCACGGCACGGTGTTCACGGCGCTGAAGACCGACGGCGACCTGCAGCAGCGCGCGATCCGCCTGTCGCGGCTCGCGCTGCCGGCGGCGATCGTCGTCGGGGGAGCGTTCCTCGTGTGGACGGTCGTGCTCGTGCCCGCCGCGGGCGTCGTCGCCGCCGCTGCGGTCGCAGCCATCGCGCTCGTCGTCGCGCTGCTCGCGGCGCTGCGCACGCGCGAGGGTGTCGCGTTCGCGGCGACGGCGGTCGCGATCGCCGCGGCCGTCGCGACGATCCTGCTCGCGCTCGCGCTGCGCGACGGCGGCCCGTACGTCATGCCGGCGACGAACCCCGTCGGCGACTTCGTGGGCCTCACGATCCGGAACGCGTCGAGCTCGGAGTACACGCTGCAGGTCATGACGTGGGCGGCGGTCGCGGCGATGCCGCTCGTCGCGGCGTACCAGATCTGGACGTACTGGGTCTTCCGCAAGCGCGTGCTGCGGCAGACGATCGCCGCCGCGGCCCACTGA